The following proteins come from a genomic window of Polaribacter dokdonensis:
- a CDS encoding cupin domain-containing protein, translating into MKRFSDKYIIANKLEWEELGGGVSRKFLGYDNQIMMVSVKFEKGALGSPHQHFHTQATYCVSGKFEFEIDGVKQIVEAGDGVYIEPNLLHSAICLEEGQLIDTFSPVREDFLTGDGPSYFGDKDK; encoded by the coding sequence ATGAAAAGATTTAGTGACAAGTACATCATAGCCAATAAATTAGAATGGGAAGAACTTGGTGGAGGTGTATCAAGAAAATTCTTAGGTTATGACAATCAAATTATGATGGTTAGTGTAAAGTTCGAAAAGGGTGCTTTAGGTTCACCTCACCAACATTTTCATACACAAGCAACATATTGTGTTTCAGGTAAGTTCGAATTTGAAATTGATGGTGTAAAACAAATTGTAGAAGCAGGAGATGGTGTTTACATAGAACCTAACTTACTGCATAGTGCAATCTGTTTAGAAGAAGGGCAATTGATAGATACTTTTAGCCCAGTAAGAGAAGATTTTTTAACTGGTGATGGACCTTCGTATTTTGGAGATAAGGATAAGTAG